In a single window of the Dreissena polymorpha isolate Duluth1 chromosome 3, UMN_Dpol_1.0, whole genome shotgun sequence genome:
- the LOC127871068 gene encoding caspase-7-like, translating into MDGLEGIDDPDAKHFFSKYLGGIRRAVSGAPRWQDVKLEEYVNVENDANYKRKPMFTKADKEKDEYKMNFPRRGKAVIVNNKNFTDNMQKLGYGVRSGTDIDHTRITNRLRRLGFDLDHHHNATCQVMKDVFAKVAKEDHSDVDCFVAVLLSHGEEGKICGTDGIIELEEIFQYFKGAHCPTLAGKPKVFFIQACRGKEFDSGTNVNVADAKRVVESDLEKSEVMKIPSEADFLLSFSTVPGYYSWRNSTNGSWYIQALCCILDQYGTVLEIQKLLTKVAKLVAYAERYMSNTEDPAQNRKKQMPSFTSMLTKDLYFHPKNGST; encoded by the exons ATGGACGGATTAGAAGGCATAGATGATCCG GACGCAAAACACTTCTTCTCCAAGTATCTCGGCGGGATCAGAAGAGCTGTGTCCGGGGCTCCCAGGTGGCAAGACGTGAAACTAGAGGAGTACGTCAACGTGGAAAATGACGCC AACTACAAAAGAAAACCAATGTTCACTAAAGCTGACAAAGAAAAAGATGAATACAAAATGAATTTTCCACGGCGCGGAAAAGCTGTTATTGTCAACAACAAAAACTTCACAGACAACATGCAAAAACTCGGATACGGTGTACGATCGGGAACAGATATCGATCACACGCGCATCACAAATCGGTTGCGGCGTCTTGGGTTCGATCTGGACCACCACCATAACGCCACATGCCAGGTCATGAAAGACGTGTTCGCTAAAGTCGCAAAGGAAGACCACTCTGACGTGGACTGTTTTGTGGCGGTACTGCTGAGCCACGGGGAGGAAGGCAAGATCTGCGGGACAGACGGCATAATAGAATTGGAGGAGATTTTCCAGTATTTCAAAGGCGCCCATTGCCCGACGCTTGCCGGAAAGCCGAAAGTGTTCTTCATTCAGGCATGTCGTGGCAAGGAATTCGACTCTGGGACTAACGTTAACGTTGCTGACGCAAAACGAGTCGTTGAAAGTGACCTCGAAAAATCGGAAGTCATGAAAATCCCAAGCGAGGCGGACTTCCTGTTGTCGTTCTCAACGGTCCCCGGGTATTATTCGTGGCGCAATTCCACCAACGGGTCGTGGTATATCCAGGCGCTGTGCTGCATATTAGACCAATACGGGACCGTGTTGGAAATTCAAAAGTTGCTGACGAAAGTCGCTAAGTTGGTGGCTTACGCCGAACGCTACATGTCCAATACGGAAGATCCGGCACAGAACCGGAAAAAACAAATGCCGTCGTTCACGTCGATGTTAACCAAGGATCTGTACTTCCATCCAAAGAATGGAAGTACTTAG